From Drosophila virilis strain 15010-1051.87 chromosome X, Dvir_AGI_RSII-ME, whole genome shotgun sequence, the proteins below share one genomic window:
- the LOC26531337 gene encoding uncharacterized protein has translation MWSKIAIAGALTVMGGVLYVSVVDNFAYVDRSLDVAMPKAKRHVEQE, from the coding sequence ATGTGGTCCAAGATTGCCATTGCCGGAGCCCTGACTGTGATGGGCGGAGTGCTCTATGTGAGCGTCGTGGATAACTTTGCGTATGTGGATCGCTCCCTGGACGTGGCCATGCCCAAGGCGAAGCGTCATGTGGAGCAGGAATAG